AAAAAGAAATAGAAGTAGAAGAATTTGGTTTTTATACTCAAATTCAAAAGAAATTTTTAGAAGATAGATTAAAATTAACAGGTTCTGTTCGTTATGATAAATCTCAAAATTTTGAAGGTAATTATTCTCCTCGTTTTGCTGTAAATTATGCATTAGGTGATGAGAAAAATCATTTTTTAAGAGCTTCTTATCAAACAGGTTTTAGAAATCCAACGATACAAGAACAATATGTATATAATCAACCAGGTAGGAAAATTAATTTAGGTACATCTAAAGATAACTTAGATAGAGTTTCTATAGAAGGGAGTGTAATTCACTTTGATACTTTTACAGGATTATCTACAACTTACCCAGGTACAATTACGGGTGATGACATTATAAATAACTCCTTATTAACACAAACGACATTTAACGATACAGGTAACCCTGTTACACGTGTAAAATCTATATATAAAGAAGTTACACCAGAACAAGTTCAAACATTTGAATTAGGTTATAGAAGTATGTTTGGTATAACTCAAACCAATAATATTAATATAGATATTAATGGTTTTTATAGTTTACACAAAGACTTTTTATTTACGCAGGATGTTGTGACTCCAGGAGTAGGTCTTGTATACCCTTTTGGAAATAGAAAATTAACAACGGCTGAACTAGCAGATCCTATTATTCAACAAGGAACGATTACTGATGATGTTTTAGTTTTGGATTACTTAGCGACACAATCAATTTATGGTAATACAAATAACCCGAGTAATTTTAGTAGAGAGTCTTTCATTACAACAAACAGTAAATCAGAAGTTAATTCTTATGGTTTTGGTATTGCTTTAAACACAAAATTGCTAAAGTCTTTTGATTTTGGAATAAATTATAATTTTATTGATTTTGAAGTTATAGATAAAGATTTAGGTTTTTTTGAACCTAATTTTAATACACCAAAGCATACAGTAAAAGTTCAATTAGGAAACAATAGTTTATTTAAGAATTTTGGTTTTAATGTTAATGCTAGGTGGCAAGATAAATATAGATGGGTATCGCAATTCGTAAAAGGAAATGTTGGTTCAAGAACTGTACTTGATGCTCAGATAAGTTACAGTATACCTGTAATGAAATCTAAATTTAAAATTGGAGGAACAAATTTATTCGGTAAAGAATACGTTGTTGCACCAGGATCTGGTCAAATAGGACAATTATATTATATCTCTTGGGTTATTAATAACTAAGTATATATCGTAAATACCACTTAAAAAGAAAAGTTCGAGCATTGCTCGAACTTTTCTTTTTATATTGTTATAATGGAATTAAGCTTAATGCTATAAAAACGAACTGTCGTGTCTAATAATCCAAACCTGCAGTTTAAATGTATAGACAAAACTTGTTAAGGAAGATTTATGTGGTTGCTTTCAACACACTATTTAATTAAAAAAAGATGGTGTTGAAAATTAGTTAAGAATAGTGTGATTTTATTTGCAGTTACAAAGACTAGTATAACCTATTCTATAGATAGAATAGTAAGTTAAAATAGTTGAAGAACAAAATCGTATAAAAAGACAAAAGGCAGTAATATTATATTACTGCCTTTTGTCTTTTTATACGATTTAAAACTGCTTTAGAGCGAGGTATAATGTTTAAGTAACTACTACTACTACTTACCAGATTTATCAATAATATCTATATTTTTAGATTTTTTCTCCCAATTTTTCTTGGCTAAGTTCTGTAAATCAGCAACGCTATCACTTTCATCCATAATTTCAAAACCGAGTAAAGTTTCAATAACATCTTCTTGTGTTACTAATCCACTTACCGATCCATATTCATCAACAACTAAGGCTAGGTGTTCACGTTTTTTAACTAGCTTATTAAATAAATCAGGAATAGATAAATCTCTATTAGCAATAATTATATCTCTTTTAATAGATTTTAAAGGCTCATTACCCCTTTTATCTATTAAAGCTAATAGCATTTGATCTTTTAAGATGTATCCTGTTATATTATCAGGTTTATCAGTAAAAACAGGTATCCTTGAAAAATGTAATTCTTTGTTGTTCTCAAAAAATGATTGCACCGTTATATTTTCATCAGCAGTTGTGATAACTGTACGAGGCGTCATAATGTCTTTTGCTTGAATATCTTTAAAGTTTAGCATGTTTCTAATTACATTACTTTCATTCTCCTGAAAGACACCTTCTTGTTCTGCAATATCTGTCATAACAGAAAAATCTTCTCTACTTAAAACGCTTTCACCATGACCTCCTTTTCCGCCAATAAGTTTAGTTGTTAACTGTAGTACCCATAAGATTCCTGTCCATTTTAAAGGAAAAATCATTACTTTTAAAGCCTTAGTAGTAAAGTTAGCTAATTGCTTCCAATAGGTAGCTCCAATTGTCTTAGGGATGATTTCTGAGGCTACTAAGATTAAAATAGTCATTAATGCAGATACGATAAAAACACCATATCCATCATCGTTAAATATCTTCTTAGCCTCTGTACCAACTAAAATTGCACCAACAGTGTGTGCTAGTGTATTTAAGGTAAGTATAGCAATCAATGGTTTGTCTACATCTTTTTTTAAAGTTTCTAATTGTGTTGCAAAAAGTTTTCCTTCTTTCTTCTTAACATTAACAAATGTAGGGGTTACGCTTAGTAATACAGCTTCTAATATTGAACATATGAAAGAGAAAAATATAGATACTGTTGCATAAATTATTAATAGAGTCATTATTTTTAAATTTTATTAAGCTAAAGTAAACAAAAAAGAAAACCTCAAGGATATGATTCCTTGAGGTTTTGTAAAATATTTTAATATTTTTTTATTAGAAACCGAAGCTTAAACCAGCTAACCAGTATGACTGAACTTTACCTGGAGTTGCATTTAATGAAGGAAAATTAGTTAAATCAGAGTTAAACGTTTCTTGTTTATTAGCTCTTAAACCAGACTCAATTCCTATTCCAATACCTTTCCATATATTAAATCCTATAGAATTTATCCAAGTTGCATTTGATAAATCAGAAGATTTATAGCTTTGGAAGGTAGATAAATTAGATCTAAATTTAAAGTTACCAATTTTCTTGTTATATTCTGCAACAATTTTAGTACCTAAAGAAGATGTATATTCAGATCCTGATTTACTAAAAACATAATTGTAGTTTAAAGGATGCACAACAACAACTAATTCAGGTATTGGTATCCAAGTAGCACCAACTCCAAAATCTAAATAACCTGGGTCATTAAAGTTCTTAATAAAAGAAGTTCTGTATTCTGCTAATGTAGAAACAGCTAAAGTTTTAGTTAATTTATAACCAAATAAAGATGTTATTGTAAAAACATCAGTAGTTCCTTTAAATTCAGTGTCATCATTAGCGTTGTTTTTATCATCTAATTTAACCCAACCTAAGTTTACGTTAGCAGAGTTTCTCCAAAAATATTTCTCTCTATCTAAATTAGCAAAACCATTAACGGTAATGCCTATATTACCTGCCGAAGAGTTAGGTACAGCATTAGAGTACCAGTTGTTAAAACCTGAAAGATTTGCGCCAATAGTACCAAAAGCACCAAATTTCCATCCAGGAAAAGCATCAATCTTAGATTGTAAAGCATTAGCCTCACCTTGTAATTTACCTATTTCGGCATTTTTAGTTGCAAGATCTTTTTTTAGTTCTTCTGCTGTTTGTGCTTTTAAAGAAGCAATAGAGCATACAAATGCTAATGTTAAAATTATTTTTTTCATTATATTATTTTTAAATTTTTTAAGAGCGCGAATCTACGCCTTTTATTAGACAACTCTATTTTATAAAAGTCACTAATTTTTCGCATTTTTTTTGAATAAAGGAACGGTAGAACAAGCTTCTCCAAACATAATAGTCTTTGCTAAAGGTTGAATTTTGCTAATTAATAAAGTATAAGCAGAGGGAGGGATAGGTTTGTTAGTACATCCTTTAATAATCACAGGAACATTTTGATATTTAGAAAGGTCTAAATCAGTAATTATTTCTTGGTAAAGAACAGTTTCTAACATTTCTAAACCACCTACTATTATTTTTTTACTAAAACTAGATAAATGAGCCGTTAATAATAAATAGGCCCAAGAAGGAATAATCGCATCAGAAGAACAAGTTAAAGCAATGTAATTATCTTTGTATTGAGACCAATCATGGTTCTTTACCTGCTCTCTAAAATCTTTTTCACGAAGAATTAACTCTTCATAAAGCCAATTTTTAATATCAAAAACAACACGTTTTCCTTGAGGGTAGTAATCTTCAAGATCTATAGTTATTAATTTACTACTTGCTACTCTATTTATAATTTCTTTTGCCATTTGTATGAAACGTCATTACGATAAAAGTGAAGTAATCTCATATAACAGCTTACTTCGTTTTTTTTCGAAAAGACAAATTTATTTAAAGCATTCCTAATTCTAACTTCGCTTCTTCGCTCATCATATCTTGTGTCCATGTAGGATCAAAAGTGATTTCTACTTCACAAGCATTAATCTCTTCTAATGACTTCACCTTTTCTTCAATATCTACAGGTAAGCTTTCGGCTACAGGGCAATTTGGTGAGGTTAAAGTCATTAATATTTTAGCATCGTTTTCTTCAGAAACAAATACGTCATAAATTAATCCCAATTCATAAATATCTACAGGAATCTCAGGATCGTAAATTGTTTTTAAAACACGTACTATTTTATCTCCTAAATCGTCTAATTCTTTATCTGTCATTTTCTGCTTCTTTAATTCGTTAATTTTGATTGTTGTGCAATGGCATACATTTTTATTTGTTTAACCATCGATACTAATCCGTTTGCACGTGTTGGACTTAAATGTTCTTTCAATCCAATTTCATCTATAAAGCTGGTTTCAGCTTTTATAATGTTTTGTGGAGTTTGGTTTGAAAAGACTCTTAATAATAAAGCTACAATACCTTTTGTTAAAATAGCGTCACTATCTGCTGTGAACTCGATAGTATCGTTTTTTAACTCAGAATATAGCCATACTTTAGATTGACACCCTTTAATTAAATTTTCATCTAATTTATACGTATCATTTATTATAGGTAACGATTTTCCTAAGTCTATAATATACTCATAACGCTCCATCCAGTCATCAAACATAGAAAACTCGTCAATAATTTCTTCTTGTATTTCTTTGATAGTCATTTTTTAAAACTATTTTTGCGCTGTCTAAAGACACGTTATTTAAAAGTGCAAAATTACAGTAAAAAAATAAGAAATGAGTAAATTATTAGCAGTTGGTACAGTTGCATTTGATGCTATTGAAACACCTTTTGGGAAAACAGATAAAATATTAGGAGGTTCAGGAACTTTTGTTGGTTTGGCAGCTTCTCAGTTTGGAGTTAAAACAGGTGTGGTTTCTGTAGTTGGAGGCGATTTTCCTCAGTCATATTTAGATATGATGAATAATAAAGGAATTAATACTGATGGTATTGAAGTTGTTAAAGAAGGAAAAACTTTCTTTTGGAGCGGTAAATATCACAACGATATGAATTCTCGCGATACTTTAGTTACTGAGTTAAATGTATTAGAGCATTTTCAACCAGTAGTACCAGAAGAATTTAAAGATGCAGGTATTGTAATGTTAGGTAATTTACACCCATTAACACAAGCATCAGTTTTAGATCAAATGATAGAGAGACCAAAATTGGTAGTATTGGATAC
This genomic stretch from Tenacibaculum sp. Bg11-29 harbors:
- a CDS encoding DUF2480 family protein gives rise to the protein MAKEIINRVASSKLITIDLEDYYPQGKRVVFDIKNWLYEELILREKDFREQVKNHDWSQYKDNYIALTCSSDAIIPSWAYLLLTAHLSSFSKKIIVGGLEMLETVLYQEIITDLDLSKYQNVPVIIKGCTNKPIPPSAYTLLISKIQPLAKTIMFGEACSTVPLFKKNAKN
- a CDS encoding DUF59 domain-containing protein, translated to MTDKELDDLGDKIVRVLKTIYDPEIPVDIYELGLIYDVFVSEENDAKILMTLTSPNCPVAESLPVDIEEKVKSLEEINACEVEITFDPTWTQDMMSEEAKLELGML
- a CDS encoding CNNM domain-containing protein; its protein translation is MTLLIIYATVSIFFSFICSILEAVLLSVTPTFVNVKKKEGKLFATQLETLKKDVDKPLIAILTLNTLAHTVGAILVGTEAKKIFNDDGYGVFIVSALMTILILVASEIIPKTIGATYWKQLANFTTKALKVMIFPLKWTGILWVLQLTTKLIGGKGGHGESVLSREDFSVMTDIAEQEGVFQENESNVIRNMLNFKDIQAKDIMTPRTVITTADENITVQSFFENNKELHFSRIPVFTDKPDNITGYILKDQMLLALIDKRGNEPLKSIKRDIIIANRDLSIPDLFNKLVKKREHLALVVDEYGSVSGLVTQEDVIETLLGFEIMDESDSVADLQNLAKKNWEKKSKNIDIIDKSGK
- a CDS encoding DUF3078 domain-containing protein — its product is MKKIILTLAFVCSIASLKAQTAEELKKDLATKNAEIGKLQGEANALQSKIDAFPGWKFGAFGTIGANLSGFNNWYSNAVPNSSAGNIGITVNGFANLDREKYFWRNSANVNLGWVKLDDKNNANDDTEFKGTTDVFTITSLFGYKLTKTLAVSTLAEYRTSFIKNFNDPGYLDFGVGATWIPIPELVVVVHPLNYNYVFSKSGSEYTSSLGTKIVAEYNKKIGNFKFRSNLSTFQSYKSSDLSNATWINSIGFNIWKGIGIGIESGLRANKQETFNSDLTNFPSLNATPGKVQSYWLAGLSFGF
- a CDS encoding SufE family protein codes for the protein MTIKEIQEEIIDEFSMFDDWMERYEYIIDLGKSLPIINDTYKLDENLIKGCQSKVWLYSELKNDTIEFTADSDAILTKGIVALLLRVFSNQTPQNIIKAETSFIDEIGLKEHLSPTRANGLVSMVKQIKMYAIAQQSKLTN